A single Blastococcus colisei DNA region contains:
- a CDS encoding recombinase family protein → MTGTNRERPGLREALAACREGDTLVVTKLDRLARSLPDARAIAEELTRRQVRLSLGGAVYDPHDPVGRLLFNVLAMVAEFESDLFRVRTKEGMRVAKAKGRLRGKQPKLNPRQEAHLVDLYRRSEHSTAELADLFGVARSTVYRALQRDQTNGHRAASNSASIRG, encoded by the coding sequence CTGACCGGCACCAACCGAGAGCGCCCCGGGCTGCGGGAGGCGCTGGCCGCCTGCCGGGAGGGCGACACCCTGGTGGTGACCAAGCTCGACCGGCTGGCTCGCTCGCTGCCCGACGCCCGGGCGATCGCCGAGGAGCTCACCCGGCGGCAGGTGCGGCTGAGCCTCGGCGGCGCGGTGTACGACCCGCATGACCCGGTCGGGCGACTGCTGTTCAACGTGCTGGCCATGGTCGCCGAGTTCGAATCCGACCTGTTCCGCGTCCGTACGAAGGAAGGCATGCGGGTGGCCAAGGCCAAGGGGAGACTCCGCGGGAAGCAGCCCAAGCTCAACCCCCGCCAGGAAGCACACCTGGTAGACCTCTATCGGCGGAGCGAGCACAGCACCGCCGAGCTGGCCGATCTGTTCGGCGTCGCCCGCTCCACCGTCTACCGGGCATTGCAACGCGACCAGACGAACGGTCACCGAGCAGCGTCGAACAGCGCGAGCATTCGCGGGTGA
- a CDS encoding AlbA family DNA-binding domain-containing protein, which yields MSYYLGPHRTRWTPDTWRHVVDAAVAGTLDETQWVELKAALPAHSKPANLELARDLASLAVDGGLLIIGIEDDKGRAGAVSGVELADLADRVDQVARDRVHPPLVVRPVPIVDPTRPGRGCLLVTVDASPEAPHMVDERYWGRGATGKRPLIDADVRRLLALNAQQREDFMQVVRQYVDAGPLAIPGSLHVLLTPRAGQHGALRDFLEEPFQLQQLVNEVCATDRTGWNLEALSQSRLTLRGLDISNVPLGDAVASSDFSQLHGKAVSLRDDGRVALTVTTLVFTETETGSTKRWLSTKAVVALPRQTLRLAARLADYAGYGGQWDAAVVVTGLQGVKAHGDGHRFWAMGTAYPENEYLWSTTTTTGELVDRPDDVLTRLLTPLLRVLGDQRQLDVQLGAT from the coding sequence ATGAGCTACTACCTCGGTCCTCATCGGACACGGTGGACACCGGACACCTGGCGGCACGTCGTGGACGCTGCGGTCGCCGGCACCCTCGATGAGACGCAGTGGGTCGAGTTGAAGGCGGCACTGCCTGCGCATTCCAAGCCCGCCAACCTGGAACTGGCCCGAGACTTGGCGTCACTGGCCGTAGACGGCGGCTTGTTGATCATTGGCATCGAAGACGACAAAGGCAGGGCCGGCGCTGTCAGCGGCGTCGAGCTGGCGGATCTGGCCGACAGGGTCGACCAAGTCGCTCGCGACCGGGTGCACCCACCTCTTGTGGTCCGTCCTGTTCCCATCGTGGACCCGACTCGCCCGGGTCGCGGCTGTTTGCTCGTCACTGTTGACGCCAGCCCCGAGGCGCCGCACATGGTCGACGAGCGCTACTGGGGCCGCGGTGCCACTGGTAAGCGCCCGCTGATCGACGCGGATGTGCGTCGTCTCCTGGCCCTCAACGCTCAGCAGCGAGAAGACTTCATGCAAGTCGTCAGGCAATATGTCGATGCTGGTCCGTTGGCCATTCCCGGGAGCCTGCATGTGCTGCTGACTCCCCGCGCCGGCCAGCACGGCGCGCTGCGAGACTTTCTCGAGGAGCCGTTCCAACTTCAGCAGCTCGTCAACGAGGTCTGCGCTACGGATAGGACCGGCTGGAACCTGGAGGCTCTTTCACAGAGCCGACTGACGCTGCGTGGTCTGGATATCAGCAATGTCCCGCTGGGCGACGCGGTCGCGTCCTCCGACTTCAGCCAACTGCATGGAAAGGCGGTCTCGCTACGTGACGACGGCCGAGTGGCCCTCACCGTCACGACGTTGGTCTTCACAGAAACGGAGACCGGCTCGACGAAACGCTGGTTGTCGACCAAGGCAGTGGTGGCACTTCCCCGCCAGACGCTGCGGCTGGCCGCGCGCCTGGCCGACTACGCAGGCTATGGCGGTCAGTGGGACGCCGCGGTGGTCGTGACCGGGCTTCAAGGCGTGAAGGCCCACGGAGACGGCCACCGGTTCTGGGCCATGGGGACCGCCTACCCAGAAAACGAGTACCTGTGGTCAACGACGACCACGACCGGCGAGCTGGTCGACCGGCCGGACGACGTGTTGACCAGATTGCTGACCCCGCTGCTTCGTGTGCTGGGGGATCAACGGCAGCTCGATGTCCAACTCGGCGCCACCTGA